TACCCCGGCTTACGGTGAATGTCTACCAGCCTTGCAAAGTCAGGTGCTCTTGCGTCATCCTGCCAGTAGTAATAGGTGAACCAGCTGTTGGCATCTGCTACCAGTATCAGCTCGCCGCTACGGCTATGGTGCATGTTATGTTTACGCTTACCTTCCCTGTCCAGCACCAGCTCGACACCCGGAGTGTTCTCCACAATGCTGCGCACTTTCTTGTACACTGACGGATCATTCACGTACACATGCGCTATCTGGTGATCGGCTACTACAAATGCTTTGGAAGCGGCTGCATCCAGCAGTTCCGTTCCTCTTTCCACTCTCACTGCTATCAACCCTTCTTCACGGAAGCGGCGGTTCAGGTGAATGGGGTTATTCACATTTGTGATCCCATATTCGGATAAGATGATCACCTCGGTGTGCTTCTTCTCATAAAACTCCACCAGTTGTCTACACACGGCATCGATCTCACCCAATTCCTTGCTGATGCGGGAGAAGTCCTGTCCGAACTTCTGCAGGCAATAATCCAGGTGTGGCAGGTAGATCAGTGTCAGCGTTGGATCATACTTGTTATCCGTCCAGATGGATGCATCAGCGATCCACTGGGTAGAACGGATGTTGGCGCCCGGTCCCCAGAACTGGAACAATGGGAATGTACCCAGTTCGGCCTGCAGCTCATCACGCAGGGATGCAGGATGTGCATAGCAGTCCGGCGCCTTACGGCCATCGGATAAATACTGTGGGCGTGGCGTTACAGAATAATCGGCGGTGGAGTACATGTTATACCACCAGAACATTTTCGAGCAGGTAAAGGATGGGTCAAGGCGTTTGGCCTTATCCCAGATCTTAGGAGCTTCTACGAGTTTATTGGACTGCTTCCAGAATTTGATCTCACTATCCTGCCGGTCATACCATCCATTGCCCACAATGCCATGCTCCGCAGGCCATTGGCCGGTTACATAGGTGCTCTGCACTGCTGTAGTCACAGCAGGCACCATCGGTTTTATGGTGGATAAATGCTTTCGCCTGATATACTCCTGCAGGAAAGGTGTATGTACACCTATCAGGGAGGAAGAGAGACCTACTACATCAATAACAACTGTTTTTTTCATGATTGTGGCGCCATTAGGATATGGGTTCAAAACTATATTACATGACAGGCAATTCCAACTGTTGTAATACCCAGCGCAGTTCTCTTGATACCGACTTATCCATCGGTACTTTCAGTTCCGCAGGCAATACATCCCAGGTATATGTTTCCACTTCCAGGTGCTGGGTAAATGGTTGTTTCCGTTGCAATTGCAATACTTTCTCTATATCTGAACGTGTAGAGGACAATACGCCGTAACTATCAATAAACACTGGTACATGGAAATGTGAACGCCACTCTTCTACTGCGGGATTCGCTGCATCTTCCAATGCCTGCGGCAGATCGGGATAATGCAGGTAACCATCTGCCTTGCGGGCAATGACCTGGTGCAGATAGGTTGGTTCGTTGAATTCCCTGAATACGTTCACTACTGCTTCACGCGCTTTCACATCTGCCGGCATTAACGCCTTCAGTGCGGCACTGATCTGCAGTTTACCTACCTTCAGTCCATGCTGCTGTAACTGTTGAAGTATATTCTCTGCGGATTCATATACCAGTGCGAAGTGACACACATCATAACACAATTGCACATGATTCCTTATAGCTGTCGCTGCTGCTGCTGCGGTCATGCCAAATTTATCCTCCAGGAACGGAATACCCAGTGGCAGTAAGTAATGCAGATACCAGTCCAGGAACTCCTGTGTATTCTCCATCATGCCATCCGGCTCCGGCTCAATATCCAGGTGCATGGACGGGCCACCGCTCCGGTGAATGCGTACCAGCTGTTCCACTACCTGCAGTATATGCAGTGTAGTTGTTTCCATGATCGCTGCCTTTTCTGTTTCACAACGTACATGCCATAGCTTATAGGAAAGTGGCGCTGTTGAAATGCCTCCTTCCATACCTTCCGGCAGTAACGACGCCAGCAAACGGAATAAACGGATCGTATAGAATACACGGTCTGACGTAGTCCAGTCAGGCGTGTGCACATGATCTTTTACTACAGTATGATGGAAGCCTCCGTAAGGGAAGCCATTCATGGTAAACACATAACAATCCTGTGCTTTCAGCCAGGATTTGAACTCGTCCAGTGCCCCTTCCTTACTCAGCTCCAGACTGGCTGTATTAGACAACCGTAAGCCAATTCCGAAAGGTTTATCAGGAGACACTTCCTGCTTTACGGCAGGCACATACTGTTGCAGCTGTGCGAAATGTGCACTCCAGTTCTCACCCGGATGGATGTTCGTACAATAGGTTATATGAGAATGATCAGATAGTTGCATAATTCGCTTTTATATGCTGTACAGCTTCGTTCAGTAACATTTCGTCTATCACGTGTACTTCTGCACCTACACCGATCGCTTTCAGGAGACAGATAGTCAGGCGGCCTCCCAGGTGCTCACGGAACTCCTGTAGGCCTTTAATAACTGGTGATGGTGTACCCTCTTTCATTTCCAGCAACTCGTGATATACGGGCAACTGCAACTTCACCAGCAGGTCAACGATCCTTTGCGCAGCGGCAGTATCGATCCATCCTAACAGGGAGGAGTATACGCTATCTACGGCAATACCTATTGACACCGCTTCACCATGACGTAATGC
The DNA window shown above is from Chitinophaga agri and carries:
- a CDS encoding alkaline phosphatase family protein; the protein is MKKTVVIDVVGLSSSLIGVHTPFLQEYIRRKHLSTIKPMVPAVTTAVQSTYVTGQWPAEHGIVGNGWYDRQDSEIKFWKQSNKLVEAPKIWDKAKRLDPSFTCSKMFWWYNMYSTADYSVTPRPQYLSDGRKAPDCYAHPASLRDELQAELGTFPLFQFWGPGANIRSTQWIADASIWTDNKYDPTLTLIYLPHLDYCLQKFGQDFSRISKELGEIDAVCRQLVEFYEKKHTEVIILSEYGITNVNNPIHLNRRFREEGLIAVRVERGTELLDAAASKAFVVADHQIAHVYVNDPSVYKKVRSIVENTPGVELVLDREGKRKHNMHHSRSGELILVADANSWFTYYYWQDDARAPDFARLVDIHRKPGYDPVEMFMNPADPLIKLKAGFKLLKKKLGFRYLMNVIPLDATLIKGSHGRISEDKSFHPVLISNTVPAGQELAATDVYGVIWNALNGK
- the eboE gene encoding metabolite traffic protein EboE, which encodes MQLSDHSHITYCTNIHPGENWSAHFAQLQQYVPAVKQEVSPDKPFGIGLRLSNTASLELSKEGALDEFKSWLKAQDCYVFTMNGFPYGGFHHTVVKDHVHTPDWTTSDRVFYTIRLFRLLASLLPEGMEGGISTAPLSYKLWHVRCETEKAAIMETTTLHILQVVEQLVRIHRSGGPSMHLDIEPEPDGMMENTQEFLDWYLHYLLPLGIPFLEDKFGMTAAAAATAIRNHVQLCYDVCHFALVYESAENILQQLQQHGLKVGKLQISAALKALMPADVKAREAVVNVFREFNEPTYLHQVIARKADGYLHYPDLPQALEDAANPAVEEWRSHFHVPVFIDSYGVLSSTRSDIEKVLQLQRKQPFTQHLEVETYTWDVLPAELKVPMDKSVSRELRWVLQQLELPVM